Proteins encoded within one genomic window of Methanothrix harundinacea 6Ac:
- a CDS encoding DUF11 domain-containing protein, translated as MYVRFETSSKKLPSEGAIWLFDYFSINGMIASFEPGEGSYVKEGKPSRISQGGKITYTITYGNDLLEPITNLVIVEDYDPRMSIVSADPPPDPGTSNVWTIGTLLPGEYGQIVVVMKMVKQNFVAEVDGAVSGEGFVSVRRRFTTNREPTLIVNQVRISCDQFERRGRVATPVKAIVGTTLSFAEHGSGRYRSEEVLSYRTSRMKMERSFDAVKSPTAFALPLGRAIRFDSAWSASHLCIDEKRGSMIRERYLRADRLNSTGQAEVRSTRLRLSSEANFTGMAIYEIESHTDERDAAITSVFDGSYSLKCGSEVYK; from the coding sequence TTGTATGTCAGGTTTGAGACATCCTCGAAAAAGCTTCCGTCTGAGGGTGCCATCTGGCTCTTCGATTACTTCAGCATAAACGGCATGATCGCCAGCTTCGAGCCGGGCGAGGGCTCCTACGTGAAGGAGGGAAAGCCGAGCAGGATAAGCCAGGGGGGCAAGATCACCTACACCATAACCTACGGCAACGACCTATTGGAGCCGATAACAAACCTGGTGATCGTGGAGGATTACGACCCGAGGATGTCCATCGTCTCGGCAGACCCGCCGCCTGACCCGGGGACCAGTAACGTCTGGACGATAGGGACCCTCCTTCCTGGAGAATACGGCCAGATCGTCGTGGTGATGAAGATGGTGAAGCAGAACTTCGTCGCGGAGGTGGATGGAGCGGTCTCTGGGGAGGGGTTCGTCTCCGTCCGGCGGAGGTTCACCACCAATCGAGAGCCCACATTGATAGTGAACCAGGTGAGGATATCCTGCGACCAGTTCGAGAGGCGTGGGCGGGTCGCGACGCCGGTGAAGGCGATCGTCGGGACGACCCTCAGCTTCGCTGAGCACGGCTCGGGAAGGTACAGGTCGGAGGAGGTCCTCAGCTACAGGACCTCCAGGATGAAGATGGAGCGGTCCTTCGACGCCGTCAAATCCCCGACGGCCTTCGCCCTCCCCCTGGGCCGCGCCATCCGCTTCGACTCCGCGTGGAGCGCAAGCCACCTCTGCATCGACGAGAAGCGGGGCTCGATGATCCGGGAGCGGTACCTTCGCGCCGACCGGCTCAACTCCACCGGCCAGGCTGAGGTCAGAAGCACGAGGCTCCGGCTCAGCTCCGAGGCGAACTTCACCGGGATGGCGATATACGAGATCGAGAGCCACACCGATGAGAGGGATGCCGCCATCACCAGCGTCTTCGATGGGAGCTACTCATTGAAATGCGGGAGCGAGGTCTACAAATGA
- the guaA gene encoding glutamine-hydrolyzing GMP synthase produces the protein MGINVPQFIDEAIAEIRRTVKGRAVIGLSGGVDSSVCAFLAREALGDRLIPVYVDSGLMRLNESKKIAEMFSDFNLITVTAEDRFLGALAGVTDPEEKRKVVGETFIRVFEEEARRVGAEYLIQGTIYPDLIESEGGIKSHHNVGGLPLHMDFKGIVEPLRDLYKDEVRAVARGLSMPTEICERMPYPGPGLSVRVLGEVTRERLGVVRIANAIVEEELKGFLPWQAFAAVLGKATGVKGDIRAYGYVVAVRAVSSRDAMTADVIELPWEVLRRISHRIAGEIPEVSRVVYDLTPKPPGTIEFE, from the coding sequence ATGGGCATCAACGTCCCCCAGTTCATCGATGAAGCCATAGCAGAGATTCGCCGCACAGTAAAGGGAAGGGCGGTCATCGGCCTCTCAGGGGGCGTGGACAGCTCCGTCTGCGCCTTTCTAGCCCGGGAGGCCCTTGGGGATCGTCTCATCCCGGTCTACGTCGACAGCGGCCTGATGCGGCTGAACGAGTCGAAGAAGATCGCCGAGATGTTCTCCGACTTCAACCTGATCACCGTCACCGCCGAGGACCGGTTTTTGGGCGCCCTCGCCGGGGTGACCGACCCCGAGGAGAAGAGGAAGGTGGTGGGCGAGACCTTCATCCGGGTCTTCGAGGAGGAGGCGAGGCGGGTCGGCGCCGAGTACCTGATCCAGGGGACGATATACCCGGACCTGATCGAGTCGGAGGGGGGGATCAAGTCCCATCACAACGTCGGGGGCCTTCCGCTCCATATGGATTTCAAGGGGATAGTCGAGCCCCTCCGGGACCTCTACAAGGACGAGGTGAGGGCCGTCGCCCGGGGGCTGTCGATGCCGACGGAGATCTGCGAGCGGATGCCGTACCCCGGCCCCGGCCTCTCCGTCAGGGTCCTCGGCGAGGTGACCCGGGAGAGGCTCGGGGTCGTCCGGATCGCCAACGCCATCGTCGAGGAGGAGCTGAAGGGGTTTTTGCCCTGGCAGGCCTTCGCTGCGGTCCTAGGGAAGGCGACCGGCGTCAAAGGTGACATCCGGGCCTACGGTTACGTCGTGGCGGTGAGGGCCGTCTCCTCCCGGGACGCCATGACCGCCGACGTTATCGAGCTTCCCTGGGAGGTTCTGAGGCGGATATCCCACAGGATCGCCGGGGAGATCCCCGAGGTCTCCAGGGTGGTCTACGATCTGACGCCAAAGCCGCCGGGGACGATCGAGTTCGAGTGA
- the hisA gene encoding 1-(5-phosphoribosyl)-5-[(5-phosphoribosylamino)methylideneamino]imidazole-4-carboxamide isomerase, whose protein sequence is MAFDLFPAVDLRGGRCVQLVGGVPGTEVVSLDDPLAEAVRWAEMGSSTLHIIDLDGAIQGVRINGPILQEIVETLDLFIQVGGGIRSPEDAASLLGLGVDRVILGTAALARPEMVTEVAEEFGKERVMVALDVRRGKVTTEGWQRNLEKGAIELGLLFQERGAGSILFTNIDVEGQVRGIDPEPTRRLVEAVEIPVVAAGGVTTVGDLLVLRGAGAAGAVVGTAIYTGKLDFREALSALRS, encoded by the coding sequence ATGGCTTTCGATCTCTTCCCTGCCGTCGACCTCCGCGGCGGCCGATGCGTCCAGCTCGTCGGCGGCGTCCCGGGAACGGAGGTGGTATCCCTCGACGACCCCCTGGCGGAGGCGGTCCGGTGGGCCGAGATGGGGTCTTCGACCCTGCACATCATCGACCTGGACGGGGCGATCCAGGGGGTCCGGATCAACGGCCCCATCCTCCAGGAGATCGTCGAGACCCTCGACCTCTTCATCCAGGTGGGGGGCGGGATCAGGTCCCCGGAGGATGCGGCTTCGCTCCTCGGCCTGGGCGTCGACCGGGTGATCCTGGGGACGGCGGCCCTCGCCCGCCCTGAGATGGTGACGGAGGTCGCGGAGGAGTTCGGGAAGGAGAGGGTGATGGTCGCCCTGGACGTGAGGCGCGGGAAGGTGACCACCGAGGGGTGGCAGCGGAACCTGGAGAAGGGGGCGATCGAGCTTGGGCTCCTATTCCAGGAGCGGGGGGCGGGCTCGATCCTCTTCACCAACATCGACGTCGAAGGTCAGGTCCGGGGGATCGACCCCGAGCCGACGAGGAGGCTCGTGGAGGCGGTGGAGATCCCGGTCGTCGCCGCCGGAGGGGTCACCACCGTCGGGGACCTCCTGGTCCTGAGAGGCGCGGGCGCCGCGGGAGCGGTCGTCGGGACGGCGATATATACGGGAAAGCTCGACTTCAGAGAGGCCCTCTCGGCCCTCCGATCCTGA
- a CDS encoding imidazoleglycerol-phosphate dehydratase — MRRGEGSSEVGGARAVVELDLDGQGNSVLESGSGFLDHMLSALARMSGIDLSAKAGGGISAQRSRALGLALGEAIASALGDKRGIRRYGWAAAPMDEALASAALDLSGRAYLVMRGEFAGDLVGDLPTQDVAAFLSALTEGGRITLHIRFEGENDHHQAEIIFKALGLALKEAMRREGTLVLSTKGVL, encoded by the coding sequence TTGAGGAGGGGTGAGGGAAGCTCCGAGGTCGGAGGGGCGCGAGCCGTCGTCGAATTGGACCTGGATGGCCAAGGGAACTCGGTACTCGAATCCGGGTCGGGGTTCCTCGACCACATGCTGAGCGCCCTCGCGAGGATGAGCGGGATCGACCTCTCGGCTAAGGCCGGAGGGGGGATCTCCGCCCAGAGGTCGAGGGCCCTGGGGCTCGCCCTGGGGGAGGCGATCGCCTCCGCCCTGGGGGATAAGCGGGGGATAAGAAGGTACGGCTGGGCGGCAGCCCCCATGGATGAGGCCCTCGCCTCGGCGGCCCTAGACCTGAGCGGGAGGGCCTACCTGGTGATGAGGGGCGAGTTTGCCGGCGACCTCGTCGGGGACCTGCCGACTCAGGATGTGGCAGCGTTTCTCTCAGCCCTGACGGAGGGGGGCCGGATCACCCTCCACATCAGGTTCGAGGGCGAAAACGACCACCACCAGGCCGAGATCATCTTCAAGGCCCTGGGGCTCGCTCTGAAGGAGGCTATGAGGAGGGAGGGTACCCTCGTCCTCAGCACCAAAGGGGTCCTCTGA